TCCCTTCCTTTCAAAGTTCAAGTACTGCTAATGCTGCTGCTACTGCCTCAAACTTTCAAAAAGTTAGTAATGTTCCAATCGGCTCATTCGACTACGGTGGTAGTCCAGCCTGGGCACCTATCCGGCAACTTGTAGATTCTCAAATTGTCAATGCTCGTCCTGAACTACAGTTGCGCTATGTAAACCCTGCCAAAGGCAGTCCTGGTTCAAGCTCAGGTATCCGCATGTTGCTCAATGGGCAACTAGATTTTGCTCAGTCTTCCCGTCCCCTCACAAAAGAAGAATCCGCCATTGCTCAGCAGCGAGGTTTTACACTGGAGCAACGACCGATCGCGATTGATGGTGTAGCGGTAGTAGTTAACCCATCGCTGAATGTACCAGGCTTAACGGTAGACCAGTTGGAGCAAATTTATCGGGGAGAGATCGCCAACTGGAGCCAAGTAGGTGGACCCAACCTACCTATCACCCCCTTCTCCCAACGCCCAGAGGATGGGGACACGGGAATATTTTCTGCACAAGATGGCTTGCAGCAACCGTTTGGACCAAATGTGCAATATGTCTATTCCACAACGGAGGCGCTGCGCCGAGTCAGCCAGACTCCTGGTGGTTTATACTACGCTTCTGCCCGTGGAGTGATAGCTCAATGTAGCGTGAAACCTTTACCTTTAGGTCGCACTGCCAATCAGCTTGTGCCCCCTTACCGTGAACCCTTAGTGTCGCCTGAGCAGTGCCCGAGTCAGCGCAACCAGCTTAACCTTGAAGCATTTGAGAATGGCAGCTACCCTATTACCCGCAACTTGTTTGTAATTATTAAGCAGAACCAGGGTAAGGAACAGCAGGCAGGGGAAGCCTATGCTAATCTTTTGCTTACCCAACAGGGGCAAAATGCACTTGCACGGGCTGGTTTCACACAGGCTTCGCTAGAGCAATCTACTCAGTAAGCGAGCTCACTTCAAAGGCGATGATCTCCATCTCACACCTTTAGTCCTGTATTTGCTATGATAGTTAAGCTGACTAGCGGACGTGGCGGAATTGGCAGACGCGCTAGATTTAGGTTCTAGTACCGTAAGGTGTGAAGGTTCAAGTCCTTTCGTCCGCATTCTCTCTCTCCTTAATCCTTCCAAGCCTCTCGAAACCTACAACTCAAGCAGCAGTCTTAACAATAGATTGTTAGATTTTATCTAAGATTATTGCCTTTTTGGGTTTAAAGAGCATTTGGCATAGCAGTAGCGTTGGCTCCCTTTACTCGTCAAGCCATGCTTATGTGGTTTTTCATCACCGCACAGGGGACATTTCATTGTACTGCTAGTAATCGACTTCACTTTGTTCAGTCTAGCAGTCCCACACTTCCGCCCTGCACGACTATCAATTGGACCAGAGCCGCTGAAATGTTGTCTGCTCAGACGGGAGAAATTTCAGCAGGGCGCGTGACTCGGCTGAATCCTCGGGAAAGAAGGTCAAAAGTTCAAAATATTGTGCTGTTGGTTTAGGAATGGGCTTACTATCAGGTTGATTGGGTATTTTTACTAAGCGAACTAGGGGATACATTTGCTATACGTCCCCAGACTTGCACATTATCTAGATGCCAAGCTTCACGCCAAGGAGTGCGTAGATCTGGGTTAGGAGTTACTCCCCGTAGCTGCATCCAACTTGCAGCAGTTTGACGCACTTGCTCAATAAAGGAACAGACTGCTTCTAATCTACGTACTGGTACATCGAAACGGAGCGATCGCTCCCCTGAAAACTGCCAATGGCAACCAATGAGCGGTTTTCTGCCCTCATTCTCCCCCTCATAGTATTCTGGGAAAAACAATCGATGGTCGACACGTCGCCAGGATTTACCAAAACCACCTAGCAACATAGCAAATCGAGTTGAGGCTTTGGTTAATTTTGTCAGAGCTTCCTGCTGTTCTGTGTTGGGTAGTTCTCGTGTCAGCAGCCAAGTTAACTCGCTGAAGTCGCTTCGTTGGAAATTTGCCACAGGCATCTAAATAAGTAGGCAGAGTTTTCCCACTCCCAGCGACAGGATGAAGTCGCTTCGTTGGAAACGTATGAATTAAACTACCATTCTTCCCAGCACTGCCAAGCGTGACAGGCACTTGGGTTGTAATGTCACGCGGCGTTGTTTGGTTGGTAAGTTTAGTTTTCCAATTGATCGGAGTTAGGGGGAAAATAGGAACTGTGTTAGCTGCCATAAGAACCTAGCGGCAAGAAGGAATGAAATGATTACTACTGTTATGATTCCTAGATGCCTAGACTAAACCCAACCGTAGAACAAGCGTTTGCCGCTGTTCGTGTTTGCCAACTGCTGTCAAACTACAGTCGTAATATTTATCTATTTCGTTACGATGACACTAGAGAGATTATTTATGTAATTGCTGGAACTGAAGTAGATCCAGAGCAAATACAAATTGAAATTTATACGAGTGGACTGTGGAGAAGCATAAACAATGAAACCTAATTTCCATGAAATGTCTTATCCAGAATTAAGAAAGTATATCTTTGCTAATCGTCAAGATAGTGAAGCCTTTGGTGTTTACCTTGATCGCTTGCACGCCGATCCAAACATCAAATGGATCAGAGGAGACACTCCTGAAGGATTGAAACTATTTGAGGAAAAGCTAAAGAAGGGAATGCCTTCGCAGGAGTGACATTGAAACCTAATATCCAAAGGAGCCACCATATCTAATGGTGGCTTCCATTCTAGAAACGGCTACAGTATCGGCAACACCTGGAAGAAGATTAATATATTCCCCTGCTGCAACTTCAAAGCGATAGCGAAGCGAACTTTCTCGGCGGTAATTTGCAACCCAAAGTTGCTGAGCCAACAAATCAGTTTCTCTTAAGTAGTTCTCAAACCAAACTCCCTGGTCTTTTGAGCTAAGTCGTACTATAGCTCTCTCAAGATCGCCAGCGTAGCGCTCCTTGGTTTGAACAATCAACCGCCACGCATTCTTCGTCCATACGAAGTATGGGCGGAGTTAGCGGCGGGTAGGAGCTTCTGGTTCGTTTTGGCTGTGGATGTAAGCTTTAAGGACTTCTAACGGCGCACCACCACTCGACGTTGGCTAAAAAATAGAGCCAAAGTCTCTAAACTTCAGCGAAAAGCCGCCAATCAACGGAAAGATTGGGTACACAAGATGGCAGCACATATTGTAGACGGTAATAGTCTGGTTGCCACTGAGCAATTAAACATTAAAGGCATGACTCGTAAGGCTAAGAAGGGTAACAGAAAGGGTCAAAAAGCCGGACTTAACCGTTCGATTCTTGACGTTGGCATCGGAGAGTTCCTCAAGCTCCTTGAATACAAACTTCAGGAGGCTGGAGGGTTCTTAATTTGGATTCCAACCAAGAAAATTAAACCCAGTCAGACTTGTCCAGCCTGTGGTCATCAGTGTAAGAAAGAATTATCAGAACGCATTCAT
This window of the Chroococcidiopsis sp. CCMEE 29 genome carries:
- a CDS encoding substrate-binding domain-containing protein; the protein is MSDKNKHGSHNKDLVLLIRGLIIGKLLTLVVVGGVLWWLRPRLWDFSVPSFQSSSTANAAATASNFQKVSNVPIGSFDYGGSPAWAPIRQLVDSQIVNARPELQLRYVNPAKGSPGSSSGIRMLLNGQLDFAQSSRPLTKEESAIAQQRGFTLEQRPIAIDGVAVVVNPSLNVPGLTVDQLEQIYRGEIANWSQVGGPNLPITPFSQRPEDGDTGIFSAQDGLQQPFGPNVQYVYSTTEALRRVSQTPGGLYYASARGVIAQCSVKPLPLGRTANQLVPPYREPLVSPEQCPSQRNQLNLEAFENGSYPITRNLFVIIKQNQGKEQQAGEAYANLLLTQQGQNALARAGFTQASLEQSTQ